One region of Triticum aestivum cultivar Chinese Spring chromosome 6B, IWGSC CS RefSeq v2.1, whole genome shotgun sequence genomic DNA includes:
- the LOC123139902 gene encoding uncharacterized protein: protein MKFNRGRRRSRDSEIAACYGEERLSELASDVVVKVLGTVKTQWKKAAGNAEDRLSELPNDLLLNILERVGTLDAIRTYILSKRLQKLPTMLSQIVIDLSPRDLYEMDGVVAEVTDKILSTRSPQITVHKLKLKFFLVPSRCLSIGKSVGLAMVTQKLDAAEFEIMTQKDFSHCTDAHRLLYAQKFNDFVRDCPDAFAGLTRLHLRNMRFGKSDISNILSHCKRLEFLSFFECDEGDRSVLHVEHAQLVELVIIFGKFETVELACLPKLQRMIYRDWQYDDNPLVLGFVPQLSKLSLACPYISGKTLNLSKLLANAPTVSDLYLEFRSEKIWIQPECPKVLARVLAKLRFVNLDHLREECDVSWTLFLLEAAPYLEELCITVWDHKCRIESQKSVSKKTDVKWEPSDPHFKQKNLARLTIYGFQSDDNFIGYVRRVIQAAANIREVSLHARKVCPLCFEKFPQVALRPSSYPRTSEELDLLREKMTAASATASPVIHFRSLG, encoded by the exons ATGAAGTTCAATAGAGGTCGCCGCCGCAGCCGTGAT TCGGAGATAGCAGCTTGTTATGGAGAGGAAAGGCTAAGCGAGCTGGCAAGTGATGTTGTGGTCAAAGTCCTTGGGACGGTGAAAACCCAGTGGAAGAAAGCAGCTGGTAATGCGGAGGACAGGCTAAGCGAGCTGCCCAATGATTTGCTGCTCAACATCCTCGAGAGGGTGGGTACGCTTGATGCCATAAGAACCTACATCCTTTCGAAGCGACTGCAGAAGCTGCCCACTATGCTCTCGCAGATCGTAATTGATCTCAGCCCTCGTGATTTGTATGAAATGGATGGTGTTGTGGCTGAGGTGACGGACAAGATCCTTAGTACGAGGTCTCCACAGATCACTGTTCACAAGCTGAAGCTCAAATTTTTCTTGGTTCCCTCTCGCTGTCTCTCCATCGGCAAATCTGTTGGCCTCGCCATGGTGACCCAGAAATTGGATGCAGCTGAGTTTGAGATCATGACACAGAAGGATTTCAGCCATTGCACCGATGCCCATCGCCTGCTCTATGCTCAGAAATTCAATGATTTTGTTCGTGATTGTCCGGATGCATTTGCTGGTCTCACGCGGCTGCATCTACGGAATATGAGGTTTGGTAAATCAGATATATCCAACATCCTTAGCCATTGCAAGCGGTTGGAGTTCTTGTCTTTCTTCGAGTGTGACGAGGGGGACCGTTCGGTGCTCCATGTAGAACACGCTCAACTAGTTGAGCTTGTTATCATCTTTGGGAAATTTGAAACAGTGGAGCTTGCCTGTCTACCAAAGCTCCAGCGGATGATCTATAGGGATTGGCAGTATGATGATAATCCCTTGGTTCTTGGTTTTGTCCCTCAGCTTTCGAAGCTCAGTCTTGCTTGTCCATACATTTCAGGCAAGACACTCAACTTAAGCAAGCTGCTTGCTAATGCCCCCACTGTAAGCGATTTGTATCTGGAGTTTCGAAGTGAAAAG atttggattcaACCAGAATGCCCAAAAGTGCTTGCTCGTGTGCTTGCCAAACTACGGTTTGTGAATCTGGATCATCTTCGCGAAGAATGTGATGTCTCCTGGACACTCTTTCTTCTTGAAGCGGCACCATACCTAGAGGAGCTTTGCATCACAGTATGGGACCATAAGTGCCGAATCGAGTCACAAAAGAGCGTCTCCAAGAAAACGGATGTGAAGTGGGAACCATCTGATCCTCACTTTAAGCAGAAGAATCTGGCAAGGCTGACTATATACGGCTTCCAGTCCGATGACAATTTCATCGGATACGTTAGACGCGTCATTCAAGCTGCTGCGAACATCAGGGAGGTATCCCTGCACGCCAGGAAGGTGTGCCCATTGTGTTTCGAAAAGTTTCCTCAGGTGGCGCTTCGTCCTTCGAGTTATCCACGGACAAGCGAGGAGCTTGATTTGTTGAGGGAGAAGATGACAGCCGCTTCGGCTACGGCTTCTCCTGTTATTCATTTCCGCTCATTAGGTTGA
- the LOC123139717 gene encoding uncharacterized protein produces the protein MMKEDQIHSAVGFQEGTDSKSAGLRIPHRLEEDSEGSSVSVSVSSFGIGIRGGYITRSGTQRSHPFKIRFCLCSVYRRKLVSFVIASRLKFNRGRRHRRNSKSEVGSGDMLPSDIQACNGDRLSELPADVLLNILERVGTLDAVKTCILSRKMQKLPIMLSQIVIDLSPRDLFRKSDVVADVTNKILSRRPPRITIRKLKLKFVLSPSRCLSIGKSIGLAMATQKFDAAEFEIMTPVDFHLCTDAYRLLFAEQFNNFVRDCPDAFAGLMRLHLRNMRFGESDIPNILSNCKRLESLSFFMCGVGISSVLHVEHTQLVELVMSYCVFKTVELTSLPKLQRMTFGDWPCDENPLVLGFVPQLSKLSLANPNFSGKTHNLSKLLADAPTVNDLFLEFRSEKIWVQPECPKVLAPVLAKLRFVNLDHLPEECDISWTMFLLEAAPSVEDLCITVWDHKCRKKSHESYSRKTDVKWEASDPDFKHKNLARLTIYGFQSDDNFTRYVRRVIQAAVNIRKVSLHDRKVCKLCAEKFPHAEVRPSGYPRTSEEMDLSRKKMTAASAAACPDIHFCS, from the exons ATGATGAAGGAGGATCAAATTCATTCTGCAGTCGGATTCCAAGAAGGAACGGACAG TAAATCGGCCGGCTTACGGATTCCACACCGGCTTGAAGAGGATTCGGAAGGCTCCtctgtctccgtctccgtctcttCTTTTGGGATTGGGATCCGAGGAGGCTATATAACAAGATCAGGCACACAGAGGAGTCATCCTTTCAAGATTCGTTTTTGTTTGTGTTCTGTTTATCGTCGCAAGTTGGTCTCTTTTGTCATCGCATCAAGATTGAAGTTTAACAGGGGTCGCCGCCACCGACGGAAC TCGAAGTCAGAAGTTGGTAGTGGAGACATGCTGCCTAGCGATATACAAGCTTGTAACGGGGACAGGCTAAGTGAGCTGCCTGCCGATGTGCTGCTCAACATTCTGGAGAGGGTTGGTACGCTTGATGCAGTAAAAACTTGCATACTTTCGAGGAAAATGCAGAAGCTGCCAATTATGCTCTCGCAGATCGTTATTGATCTCAGCCCTCGTGATTTGTTTCGAAAAAGTGATGTCGTGGCTGATGTGACCAACAAGATTCTTAGCAGGAGGCCTCCACGGATCACCATTCGCAAGCTGAAGCTCAAATTTGTCTTGAGTCCTTCTCGCTGCCTTTCCATCGGCAAATCCATTGGCCTCGCCATGGCAACTCAGAAATTTGATGCAGCTGAGTTTGAGATCATGACGCCGGTGGATTTCCATCTTTGCACTGATGCCTATCGCCTCCTCTTTGCTGAGCAGTTCAATAATTTTGTTCGTGATTGTCCAGATGCATTTGCTGGTCTCATGCGGCTGCATCTACGAAATATGAGGTTTGGTGAATCAGACATACCCAACATCCTAAGCAATTGCAAGCGACTGGAGTCACTGTCTTTCTTCATGTGTGGTGTGGGGATCAGTTCGGTTCTGCATGTGGAACACACTCAACTCGTCGAGCTTGTTATGTCCTATTGTGTATTCAAAACAGTGGAGCTCACCTCTCTACCAAAGCTCCAAAGGATGACCTTTGGTGATTGGCCCTGTGATGAAAATCCGTTGGTTCTTGGTTTTGTCCCTCAGCTTTCCAAGCTCAGTCTTGCTAACCCAAACTTTTCAGGCAAGACCCACAACTTAAGCAAGCTGCTTGCTGATGCCCCTACTGTAAACGATTTGTTTCTCGAGTTTCGAAGTGAAAAG ATTTGGGTTCAACCAGAATGCCCGAAAGTGCTTGCTCCTGTTCTCGCCAAATTACGGTTTGTGAATCTGGATCACCTTCCCGAAGAATGTGATATATCTTGGACAATGTTCCTTCTTGAAGCTGCACCGTCGGTAGAGGACCTTTGCATCACAGTATGGGATCATAAGTGCCGAAAGAAGTCACACGAGAGTTACTCCAGGAAAACAGATGTGAAGTGGGAGGCATCTGATCCTGATTTTAAGCACAAGAATCTGGCGAGGCTAACTATTTACGGCTTCCAGTCCGATGACAATTTCACAAGATACGTCAGGCGTGTTATTCAAGCTGCGGTGAATATCAGGAAGGTATCTCTGCACGACAGGAAGGTATGCAAGCTGTGTGCTGAAAAGTTTCCTCATGCTGAGGTTCGTCCTTCGGGTTATCCACGGACCAGCGAGGAGATGGATTtgtcgaggaagaagatgacagcggcgtcggcggcggcttgTCCTGATATTCACTTCTGCTCATAA